One part of the Neisseria zalophi genome encodes these proteins:
- a CDS encoding PH domain-containing protein, translating to MAFGLGKLVQGMLGNMSEISLEELEQQFGRYLFEGEKISIGYKLIRDLIVFTDQRILFIDKQGATGKKQSFKSIYLMNIVDVEMETAGMGLDDSELTITCLQSVYRKAYNEQLTSYTFEFPKSTDIVPLYTMLGTLVLQNRQDINNQH from the coding sequence ATGGCTTTTGGCTTAGGTAAATTGGTTCAGGGTATGCTCGGCAATATGAGCGAAATTTCCTTAGAAGAATTGGAACAACAGTTTGGCCGTTATCTCTTTGAAGGTGAAAAAATCTCTATCGGCTACAAACTGATTCGCGATTTAATTGTTTTTACCGACCAACGTATTTTATTTATTGACAAACAAGGGGCAACAGGCAAAAAGCAAAGCTTTAAATCCATCTATCTGATGAATATTGTCGATGTGGAAATGGAAACGGCGGGTATGGGCTTGGATGACAGCGAATTAACCATCACCTGCCTGCAAAGCGTGTATCGGAAAGCTTATAACGAACAATTAACCAGCTATACGTTTGAGTTTCCCAAGTCTACCGACATTGTGCCGCTTTATACCATGCTGG